A window of the Paracoccus sp. MC1862 genome harbors these coding sequences:
- a CDS encoding FAD-dependent oxidoreductase: MPVSHSLQGDACVITIDNPPVNVISASVRQGLMAALDAAEAAGARRIVVTGAGRAFVAGADAREFDQAPIPPHLPDVLARLERLPAIAAINGAALGGGLEIALACRMRIAAPGATLGLPEVTLGVVPGAGGTQRLPRLIGTDRAVGLIAAGRVVKADEALLLGMLDAVEADPLAAALAIPQERLDAAPSLRDRPAPEPASEAVAAARATAAKRAAGQIAPPEAIALVEAAAELPLDAGLTRERETFLRLRSGDQAAALRHVFFAERAATGRAPKEAEAREISTAIVVGGGTMGAAIAYALAGIGIAVTLVEQDGPGAERARANVTRLYADAVRRGRMTQAEADAQLADRLTFRAGYDALSPADIAIEAAFEAMEVKRTIFAALDRGLPEATILATNTSYLDVNAIFADVSHPGRLIGLHFFAPAHVMKLLEIVRAETTSPETLATAFRLAARLKKIPVEAGVCDGFIGNRILTRYRQTTDLMLLEGAIPAQVDAAMEGWGMAMGPYAVQDLSGLDIAHANRQRKGLRDRPGTRYVRIADRMVEELKRLGRKTGAGWYDYPGGGTRQPSAVVEALVAEEATARRDWSAEEIATRAVLAMIEEGFHILDEGIARRPADIDLVLVHGYAFPRWRGGPMHHADRLGLPTVLDRIRQLAAEDPLSWRVPPLLERLVAEGQTLASLN, translated from the coding sequence ATGCCTGTCAGCCATTCCCTGCAGGGCGATGCCTGCGTGATCACCATCGACAACCCTCCGGTGAACGTGATCTCGGCTTCGGTGCGGCAGGGGCTGATGGCAGCGCTAGACGCGGCCGAGGCGGCGGGCGCCCGGCGGATCGTCGTGACCGGGGCGGGGCGGGCCTTTGTCGCTGGGGCGGACGCGAGGGAGTTCGACCAGGCACCCATCCCGCCGCATCTGCCGGACGTGCTGGCGCGGCTGGAACGCCTGCCCGCGATCGCCGCGATCAATGGCGCGGCGCTCGGCGGAGGGCTCGAGATTGCGCTGGCCTGCCGGATGCGGATCGCCGCGCCCGGTGCCACGCTGGGGCTGCCCGAGGTGACGCTGGGGGTGGTCCCCGGCGCGGGCGGGACGCAGCGGCTGCCGCGGCTGATCGGGACCGACCGCGCCGTGGGGCTGATCGCCGCGGGCCGCGTGGTGAAGGCCGACGAGGCGCTGTTGCTCGGCATGCTCGATGCGGTCGAGGCCGACCCGCTGGCGGCGGCGCTGGCGATCCCGCAGGAGCGGCTGGACGCCGCGCCATCCCTGCGCGACCGGCCCGCGCCGGAGCCCGCGTCCGAGGCGGTCGCCGCCGCCCGCGCCACGGCGGCGAAGCGCGCCGCTGGACAGATCGCCCCGCCCGAGGCGATCGCGCTGGTCGAGGCTGCGGCGGAGCTGCCGCTCGACGCGGGGCTTACCCGCGAGCGCGAGACCTTCCTGCGCCTGCGCTCGGGCGATCAGGCGGCAGCGCTGCGCCATGTCTTCTTCGCCGAACGCGCTGCTACCGGCCGCGCCCCGAAGGAGGCCGAGGCGCGGGAAATCTCGACCGCCATCGTGGTCGGCGGCGGCACAATGGGCGCGGCCATCGCCTATGCACTGGCCGGGATCGGCATCGCCGTCACCCTGGTCGAGCAGGACGGACCCGGGGCGGAACGTGCTCGCGCCAATGTCACCCGCCTCTATGCCGATGCCGTCAGGCGCGGCCGCATGACCCAGGCCGAGGCCGACGCCCAGCTGGCGGACCGTCTGACCTTCCGCGCCGGCTACGACGCCCTTTCCCCCGCCGACATCGCCATCGAGGCAGCCTTCGAGGCGATGGAGGTCAAGCGCACCATCTTTGCCGCGCTGGACCGTGGCCTGCCTGAGGCGACGATCCTCGCCACCAACACCAGCTACCTCGACGTGAACGCGATCTTCGCGGACGTCAGCCACCCCGGCCGCCTGATCGGGCTGCATTTCTTCGCGCCCGCCCATGTCATGAAGCTGTTGGAGATCGTGCGGGCCGAGACGACGTCGCCCGAGACGCTGGCCACCGCCTTCCGCCTCGCTGCGCGTCTGAAGAAGATCCCGGTCGAGGCGGGCGTCTGCGACGGCTTCATCGGCAACCGCATCCTCACCCGCTATCGCCAGACCACTGACCTGATGCTGCTCGAAGGAGCGATACCCGCGCAGGTCGATGCCGCGATGGAAGGCTGGGGCATGGCAATGGGCCCCTATGCGGTGCAGGACCTCTCGGGGCTCGACATCGCTCACGCCAACCGGCAGCGGAAGGGGCTACGGGACAGGCCCGGCACCCGCTATGTCCGCATCGCCGACCGTATGGTCGAGGAGTTGAAGCGCCTCGGCCGCAAGACTGGGGCAGGATGGTATGACTATCCCGGCGGCGGCACGCGTCAGCCCTCGGCCGTGGTCGAGGCGCTGGTGGCCGAGGAGGCGACCGCCCGCCGCGACTGGAGCGCCGAGGAGATCGCCACCCGCGCCGTCTTGGCGATGATCGAGGAGGGCTTCCACATCCTCGACGAAGGCATCGCCCGCCGCCCGGCCGACATCGACCTGGTGCTGGTCCACGGCTACGCCTTCCCGCGCTGGCGAGGCGGGCCGATGCACCATGCCGACCGGCTGGGCTTGCCCACGGTCCTGGACCGCATCCGCCAGCTTGCGGCGGAAGACCCGCTGTCTTGGCGCGTGCCGCCCTTGCTTGAACGCCTTGTCGCCGAGGGCCAGACCCTCGCCAGCCTGAACTGA
- a CDS encoding MarR family winged helix-turn-helix transcriptional regulator — MNSRPAPPTQDTAAIDALTAGLRNRLFFRLYQTANLLNKTGNRALEDHGVTTQQWAILGALADPRSEGGISVGDLAALLMVSRQNLTGVLSRLESRGLIARTVDVRDKRSRFICLTGEGLQRWAEMQPQINEFYQASLADFSTSDLIAAMHYLERLRHNFVVLEGGQGEAEGD; from the coding sequence ATGAACAGCCGCCCTGCCCCGCCGACCCAGGACACTGCCGCCATCGATGCGCTGACTGCTGGCCTGCGCAACCGGCTGTTCTTCCGGCTGTACCAGACCGCCAACCTGCTGAACAAAACCGGCAACCGTGCGCTCGAAGATCACGGCGTGACCACGCAGCAGTGGGCGATTCTGGGCGCATTGGCCGACCCGCGGAGCGAAGGAGGGATTTCGGTCGGTGATCTTGCCGCCCTGCTCATGGTCAGCCGCCAGAACCTGACCGGCGTGCTGTCACGGCTCGAGTCCCGCGGCCTGATCGCCCGGACGGTGGACGTGCGCGACAAGCGCTCGCGTTTCATCTGCCTGACCGGCGAGGGATTGCAGAGATGGGCCGAGATGCAGCCGCAGATCAACGAGTTCTACCAGGCCTCGCTGGCAGATTTCTCGACCTCGGACCTCATCGCCGCGATGCACTACCTTGAGAGGCTGCGGCACAACTTCGTCGTGCTTGAGGGAGGGCAGGGCGAAGCGGAGGGCGACTGA
- a CDS encoding ABC transporter substrate-binding protein, producing the protein MHRGGCGLLKKIGTHVFAASLVLGVSPSLAEDISIKIGVLNDQSGIYSDLAGMGSVVAARMAVEDFDGASKGINVEVLAADHQNKPDVGSNIARNWFDQQGVDVISDIPGSAIALAVSDLAREKGRIHLNSGAGTAELTGAKCSPNTVHWTYDTWALANGTARAMVQQGGDSWFFISADYAFGKAMQQDASAVVEASGGTVVGSASHPLGTSDFASFLLQAQSSGAKVIGLANGGGDMISAVKQAAEFGIMQGGQSVAALVAFITDVHSLGLQTAQGLVLTEAFYWDQSDESRAWSQRFAEAHGGRMPTQVHAGVYSSIMHYLEAVEAAGTKDASAVMAKMKETPIDDPLFGKGEIRADGRAIHDMYLFRVKSPEKSTGEWDLYETVATIPAAEAFRPLSEGGCPLVQ; encoded by the coding sequence TTGCATCGGGGAGGATGTGGTTTGCTCAAGAAAATTGGAACGCACGTGTTCGCGGCCAGCCTTGTGCTCGGGGTCAGCCCGAGCCTGGCGGAAGACATCAGCATCAAGATCGGCGTGCTGAACGATCAGTCGGGGATCTACTCCGACCTGGCAGGCATGGGCTCGGTCGTCGCTGCCCGCATGGCGGTCGAGGATTTCGACGGCGCCTCGAAGGGCATCAATGTCGAGGTGCTGGCGGCAGATCACCAGAACAAGCCGGACGTCGGCAGCAATATCGCGCGCAACTGGTTCGACCAGCAGGGCGTCGATGTCATCTCGGACATACCGGGATCGGCGATCGCCTTGGCGGTCAGCGATCTGGCCCGCGAAAAGGGCCGCATCCACCTGAACTCGGGGGCCGGCACGGCGGAGCTTACCGGCGCCAAGTGCTCGCCCAACACCGTGCACTGGACCTATGACACCTGGGCGCTGGCCAACGGAACGGCGCGGGCCATGGTCCAGCAGGGCGGCGACAGCTGGTTCTTCATTTCGGCGGATTACGCCTTCGGCAAGGCCATGCAGCAGGATGCCTCCGCCGTCGTTGAAGCTTCGGGCGGGACAGTTGTCGGGTCCGCGAGCCATCCGCTCGGCACCAGCGACTTTGCCTCTTTTCTGCTGCAGGCCCAATCCTCCGGTGCCAAGGTGATTGGCCTGGCGAATGGGGGTGGCGACATGATCAGCGCCGTCAAGCAGGCGGCCGAGTTCGGCATCATGCAGGGCGGCCAGTCCGTCGCCGCGCTGGTGGCCTTCATCACCGACGTCCATTCCCTCGGGCTGCAAACGGCGCAGGGACTGGTGCTGACCGAAGCCTTCTACTGGGATCAGAGCGACGAAAGCAGGGCCTGGTCCCAGCGGTTCGCCGAAGCGCACGGGGGTCGGATGCCGACGCAGGTTCATGCCGGGGTCTACTCCTCGATCATGCACTACCTCGAGGCGGTCGAGGCGGCCGGCACCAAGGACGCCTCGGCGGTGATGGCAAAGATGAAGGAAACGCCCATCGACGATCCGCTGTTCGGCAAGGGCGAGATCCGCGCCGATGGACGCGCGATCCACGACATGTACCTGTTCCGCGTGAAGTCGCCGGAAAAATCGACGGGCGAATGGGACTTGTACGAGACGGTCGCGACGATCCCGGCGGCCGAGGCGTTCCGTCCGCTCTCCGAAGGCGGCTGCCCTCTGGTGCAGTGA
- a CDS encoding SDR family NAD(P)-dependent oxidoreductase, with protein MRGLKDKVVVVTGGGGGIGSATCERFGEEGALVVVADIKADAAQAVVDRITAAGGKASPMVVDLTDAEAVRVAVEKVEAEIGPIDVLVNNAGWDSFVTFLKSEPDYWSKLIDINLKSVLNITHPVVARMAERKSGRVVSVASDAARVGSSGESVYAACKAGVIAFSKTLAREHARQGLTFNCVCPGVTDTPMLDSFMEAAGNKDKLRDAFTKAVPLGRLGRPEDLPGAILFFASDDASFITGQVISVSGGLTMHG; from the coding sequence ATGCGCGGACTCAAGGATAAAGTTGTTGTCGTAACTGGCGGAGGTGGCGGCATCGGCTCGGCCACCTGCGAGCGGTTCGGCGAGGAAGGCGCGCTTGTCGTGGTCGCTGACATCAAGGCGGATGCTGCGCAGGCGGTGGTTGACCGGATCACGGCGGCCGGCGGCAAGGCGTCCCCCATGGTCGTCGATCTCACCGATGCAGAGGCCGTGCGCGTCGCGGTCGAGAAGGTCGAGGCCGAGATCGGACCGATCGACGTGCTTGTCAACAATGCGGGCTGGGATTCGTTCGTCACGTTCCTGAAGTCCGAACCGGACTACTGGTCGAAGCTGATCGACATCAACCTGAAGTCGGTGCTGAACATCACTCATCCGGTGGTGGCGAGGATGGCAGAACGCAAGTCTGGCCGGGTGGTCAGCGTGGCGTCGGACGCAGCGCGCGTGGGCTCGTCTGGCGAATCCGTCTATGCTGCCTGCAAGGCCGGCGTGATCGCATTTTCCAAGACGCTGGCGCGGGAACACGCGCGGCAGGGGCTGACCTTCAACTGCGTCTGCCCCGGCGTCACCGACACGCCGATGCTCGACAGCTTCATGGAAGCTGCGGGCAACAAGGACAAGCTGCGCGACGCCTTTACCAAGGCCGTGCCACTGGGACGGCTCGGGCGCCCCGAGGATCTGCCGGGCGCGATCCTGTTCTTTGCCTCCGACGACGCCTCGTTCATCACCGGCCAAGTGATCTCGGTGTCCGGCGGCCTGACGATGCACGGTTAA
- a CDS encoding enoyl-CoA hydratase-related protein produces MDYTDILYENRNGAAWITINRADKYNAFRGHTVDELIDAFQKAGWDREVGVIVLTGAGDKAFCTGGDQSAHDGQYDGRGVIGLPIDELQSLIRDVPKPVIARVNGFAIGGGNVLATICDLTIASDTAQFGQVGPKVGSVDPGFGTAYLARVVGEKRAREIWYLNKRYTAQQALDWGLANAVVPAEELDAEVDRWVAELMDRSPTALAMAKVSFNADTESIRGISAMGMRALSLYYDTDESKEGGVAFKEKRKPDFRKHVARKG; encoded by the coding sequence ATGGACTATACCGACATCCTGTACGAGAACCGCAACGGCGCGGCCTGGATCACCATCAACCGCGCCGACAAGTACAACGCCTTCCGCGGCCACACCGTCGATGAACTGATCGACGCTTTCCAGAAGGCGGGCTGGGACCGCGAGGTCGGCGTGATCGTCCTGACCGGCGCGGGCGACAAGGCCTTCTGCACCGGCGGCGACCAGTCGGCCCATGACGGCCAGTATGACGGGCGCGGCGTGATCGGCCTGCCCATCGACGAGTTGCAGTCCCTGATCCGCGACGTGCCGAAGCCCGTCATCGCGCGGGTCAACGGCTTCGCCATCGGCGGCGGCAACGTGCTGGCGACGATCTGCGACCTGACCATCGCGTCCGACACCGCGCAGTTTGGGCAGGTCGGCCCCAAGGTCGGCTCGGTCGATCCCGGCTTCGGCACCGCTTATCTGGCCCGCGTCGTGGGCGAAAAGCGCGCCCGCGAGATCTGGTACCTGAACAAGCGCTATACCGCGCAGCAGGCGCTGGACTGGGGCCTTGCGAACGCCGTCGTCCCTGCCGAGGAGCTGGACGCCGAGGTGGACCGCTGGGTGGCCGAACTGATGGACCGCTCGCCCACCGCGCTGGCGATGGCGAAAGTGTCCTTCAACGCCGATACCGAAAGCATCCGCGGCATCTCGGCTATGGGGATGCGGGCGCTGTCGCTTTATTACGACACCGACGAGTCCAAGGAAGGCGGCGTCGCCTTCAAGGAAAAGCGCAAGCCCGACTTCCGCAAGCACGTCGCCCGCAAGGGCTGA
- a CDS encoding acyl-CoA dehydrogenase family protein, giving the protein MSKTVFDTEELDQIRDLARRFAQDRVAPGYQARERAGRMDMDLVREMGSLGLIAPELPEDFGGMGAGTIYAGAIVEEIGRADFTFGYVPLLGSLNGQVLAQFAKREIAREWLTKLTAGEIMLAIALTEPKGGSDAANLGLRMERDGAHYILNGEKTSISANQIAAGTIVFARTGKAEDRARGVSAILVPMDLDGISTSKFDNMGQNSIGHGSIWFDNVRVPAENLLGEEGRGFAQVMQGFDFSRSLIGLQCVGTAQQSLDETWAYIGERRAFGKPLGAFQGVSHQLADFETKLAGARLLSMNALWLKDNNLPHTAEAAMTKWWPPLLAYEAIHACLLIHGHAGYAGDLPFAQRLKDVLGLQIGDGTAHIMKNIIARERAGRDAVTG; this is encoded by the coding sequence ATGTCCAAGACCGTTTTCGACACCGAGGAACTGGATCAGATCCGCGATCTCGCGCGCCGCTTTGCGCAGGACCGCGTCGCGCCGGGCTACCAGGCCCGCGAGAGGGCGGGCCGCATGGACATGGACCTTGTGCGCGAGATGGGCAGCCTCGGGCTGATCGCCCCGGAACTGCCCGAGGACTTCGGCGGCATGGGCGCGGGCACGATCTATGCCGGCGCCATCGTCGAGGAAATCGGCCGCGCTGATTTCACCTTCGGCTACGTGCCGCTTCTGGGCTCGCTGAACGGCCAGGTCCTTGCCCAATTCGCAAAGCGGGAAATCGCCCGCGAATGGCTGACAAAGCTGACGGCGGGCGAGATCATGCTGGCTATCGCCCTCACGGAACCCAAGGGCGGCTCGGACGCGGCAAACCTCGGGCTGCGGATGGAGCGCGATGGCGCGCATTACATCCTGAACGGCGAGAAGACCTCGATCTCGGCCAACCAGATCGCCGCCGGCACCATCGTCTTTGCCCGCACCGGCAAAGCCGAGGACCGTGCGCGGGGCGTGTCAGCCATCCTCGTGCCGATGGATCTGGACGGCATCAGCACGTCCAAGTTCGACAACATGGGCCAGAACTCGATCGGCCACGGCTCGATCTGGTTCGACAACGTGCGGGTGCCCGCGGAAAACCTGCTGGGAGAGGAAGGCCGGGGCTTTGCCCAGGTCATGCAGGGCTTCGACTTTTCGCGCAGCCTGATCGGGTTGCAATGTGTGGGCACCGCGCAGCAGTCGCTTGACGAGACCTGGGCCTATATCGGCGAGCGCCGCGCATTCGGAAAGCCGCTCGGCGCCTTCCAAGGCGTCAGCCACCAGCTTGCGGACTTCGAGACGAAGCTGGCTGGCGCGCGGCTTCTGTCGATGAACGCGCTGTGGCTCAAGGACAACAACCTTCCACACACCGCCGAGGCCGCCATGACCAAGTGGTGGCCGCCACTGCTGGCCTATGAGGCGATCCACGCTTGCCTGCTGATCCACGGTCACGCGGGCTATGCGGGCGACCTGCCCTTCGCGCAGCGGCTCAAGGACGTGCTGGGGCTGCAGATCGGCGACGGCACCGCGCATATCATGAAGAACATCATCGCGCGGGAACGCGCTGGACGGGACGCGGTCACCGGCTGA
- a CDS encoding SDR family NAD(P)-dependent oxidoreductase, whose translation MTEAHLANRIAAVSGAGGPMGRAVIDRLVADGIAGLALTDISGRRLEETVVALDGSGVKVASLRGDVTRAGEAGAFAEAALALGQVDILVNLVGGLRSPRLYTPFLEMTEEQWRATMDLNLMPGFHLIQAFAPGMLERGWGRIVNVASIVFGGEAGQADYAAGKAAVASLTRSLAAEFAPAVTVNCVAPGLTRTSVTQNIPPEEAERLVAQGMIRRMAEPEETSAAIAFFLRDDSRFLTGEMLSVSGGIRPHL comes from the coding sequence ATGACCGAGGCACATCTTGCAAACCGTATTGCCGCAGTGAGCGGCGCGGGAGGTCCCATGGGCCGGGCCGTGATCGATCGGCTGGTCGCGGATGGGATCGCCGGGCTCGCGCTCACCGACATCTCGGGGCGCCGGCTGGAGGAGACGGTGGTCGCGCTGGACGGGTCAGGGGTGAAGGTCGCCAGCCTGCGCGGCGACGTGACCCGCGCCGGCGAGGCCGGGGCCTTTGCCGAGGCCGCGCTGGCGCTGGGGCAGGTGGACATCCTCGTCAACCTCGTGGGCGGGCTGCGCTCGCCCCGGCTCTACACGCCCTTCCTCGAGATGACCGAGGAGCAGTGGCGCGCGACGATGGACCTGAACCTGATGCCGGGCTTCCACCTGATCCAAGCCTTCGCACCGGGGATGCTGGAACGCGGCTGGGGTCGCATCGTCAACGTGGCCAGCATCGTCTTCGGCGGCGAGGCGGGACAGGCGGATTACGCGGCCGGCAAGGCCGCCGTCGCCTCGCTGACCCGCAGTCTCGCAGCCGAGTTCGCCCCCGCCGTGACGGTCAACTGCGTGGCACCGGGACTGACCCGTACCTCGGTCACCCAGAATATCCCGCCTGAGGAGGCCGAGCGGCTGGTCGCCCAAGGCATGATCCGCCGCATGGCCGAGCCAGAGGAGACCTCGGCCGCGATCGCCTTCTTCCTGCGCGACGACTCGCGGTTCCTGACCGGCGAGATGCTCTCGGTATCCGGGGGCATCCGCCCCCATCTCTGA
- a CDS encoding class I adenylate-forming enzyme family protein has translation MQTLGMMLETTARWFPDKPFLLFEGESITYAEFNRRTARLAGLLSSLGVGKGTPVGLYLPSTPEVAVTYHACQKIGAIALPISDSYKSSEVETLGRKTRMPVLICRSEGVPVVDAVRGSLPDLQYVLVSGGDAPDWGTALRDELPKWPDVFEPVPVDPEDVAAIFFTSGTTGLPKGAMQTHRAIYHAIRDTHSHHRMRWQQERFLCAVPLFNNFGATVMLNGCLYAAGTLILNGKWDTAAILSLMTEHRATFFAGTPTMFSYLLEGHDPARHDTSGLRLCMAGGAPLPPDVQARFETTFGVPLVNAYGASELCGICTTEAPEGRRKPGSVGRPMGSATISILDDAGNPQPAGQPGEICVAGDLLGAGYWQDAAATAAAFTSHGWRSGDIGMLDEDGFLYMLDRKKDVIITGGSNIFPAEVEAVLAAHPAVALVSVVAVPDAVKGELAIGCIVIREGAEISGETLLSFCRDRLASYKVPRRIEFFDSFPLGPTGKILKREIVESLASRQGEARKDSARAS, from the coding sequence ATGCAGACGCTTGGAATGATGCTGGAGACCACGGCGCGCTGGTTCCCGGACAAGCCCTTCCTCCTCTTCGAGGGCGAAAGTATAACCTATGCCGAGTTCAACCGCCGGACCGCCCGGCTGGCGGGCCTGCTGAGCAGCCTTGGCGTGGGGAAGGGGACGCCTGTCGGTCTTTACCTGCCCAGCACGCCCGAGGTCGCGGTCACCTATCACGCCTGTCAGAAGATCGGTGCCATCGCGCTGCCGATCAGCGACAGCTACAAGTCGTCGGAAGTCGAGACATTGGGCCGAAAGACCCGCATGCCGGTGCTGATCTGCCGGAGTGAAGGCGTGCCGGTCGTGGACGCCGTGCGCGGCTCACTGCCCGACCTCCAGTATGTGCTCGTGTCCGGCGGGGACGCCCCGGACTGGGGGACCGCGCTGCGCGACGAACTGCCGAAGTGGCCGGATGTCTTCGAACCCGTGCCGGTCGATCCCGAGGACGTCGCCGCGATCTTCTTCACTTCGGGAACCACCGGATTGCCGAAGGGTGCGATGCAGACGCACCGCGCGATCTATCACGCGATTCGGGACACTCATTCGCATCACAGGATGCGCTGGCAGCAGGAGCGCTTCCTATGCGCGGTGCCGCTGTTCAACAATTTCGGCGCGACGGTCATGCTGAATGGCTGCCTGTACGCAGCCGGCACCCTGATCCTGAACGGGAAGTGGGACACGGCCGCGATCCTGTCGCTGATGACTGAGCACCGCGCGACCTTCTTCGCCGGGACGCCGACCATGTTCTCCTATCTGCTGGAAGGGCATGATCCGGCGCGCCACGACACGAGCGGCCTGCGGCTGTGCATGGCGGGGGGGGCGCCGCTGCCGCCCGATGTCCAGGCGCGCTTCGAGACGACCTTCGGAGTGCCGTTGGTGAATGCCTACGGGGCGAGCGAACTCTGCGGCATCTGCACAACCGAGGCGCCCGAAGGCCGGCGCAAGCCCGGCTCGGTCGGCAGGCCGATGGGCAGTGCGACGATCTCGATCCTGGACGATGCGGGCAACCCGCAGCCGGCTGGGCAGCCGGGCGAGATCTGCGTGGCTGGGGATCTGCTCGGGGCGGGATACTGGCAGGACGCCGCGGCGACGGCTGCCGCCTTCACCAGCCACGGCTGGCGAAGCGGGGACATCGGCATGCTCGACGAGGACGGGTTCCTCTACATGCTGGACCGTAAGAAGGACGTCATCATCACCGGCGGCTCGAACATCTTCCCCGCCGAGGTCGAGGCCGTCCTGGCAGCGCACCCCGCGGTCGCCCTGGTGTCGGTGGTCGCGGTGCCGGACGCCGTCAAGGGTGAACTGGCGATAGGATGCATCGTCATCCGCGAGGGTGCCGAGATTTCCGGCGAAACGCTGCTATCCTTCTGCCGGGATCGTCTGGCCTCGTACAAGGTTCCCCGGCGAATCGAGTTCTTCGACAGCTTCCCTCTGGGTCCGACAGGAAAGATCCTGAAGCGGGAAATCGTGGAAAGCCTCGCATCCAGGCAGGGCGAAGCGCGTAAGGATTCCGCTCGAGCCTCTTGA
- the aliA gene encoding cyclohexanecarboxylate-CoA ligase, giving the protein MKFDAILIEPRREAMVRAGHWRNKTVNDYFDEVLAEKPDQLALSSISVSDGQRCDFTWVELDRAANRVAVGLTRLGVERDDVVTCQLPNSWQFVATYLGCARIGAVFNPVMPIFREHELLFMLRHGESKVFIVPTVFRNFDHEAMAEGMKPQLPDLQHIVVNNGAGENSFDALLADPAFDADPELQRIVTANRPGPDDVNQLIYTSGTTGEPKGVMHTSNTMYSNLIPYSERLGLTADDVIAMASPMAHQTGFMYGLLMPIYLKARSILFDTWDKRLKGQMVQDDRITFTMASTPFLMDLTNAVDENKFDSSSLRIFLCAGAPIPGPVVERARQVMTGTKVVSAWGMTENGALTVVDPSDDDERSINTDGFPLPGVEIQIRDDDGNVCPPGQAGELFVRACSNFGGYLKRPLLNATDDNGWFDTGDIARMDERGYIRIAGRSKDIIIRGAENIPVFEVEGVLFRHPAIHQVAIVAYPDDRLGERACAFVTLKPDASFDFDEMRRHLGEHKLAIQYWPERLEIRESLPATASGKIQKFALRKMLHEELDRA; this is encoded by the coding sequence ATGAAGTTCGACGCTATCCTGATCGAGCCGCGCCGCGAGGCTATGGTCCGCGCCGGCCACTGGCGCAACAAGACCGTCAACGACTATTTCGACGAGGTGCTGGCCGAGAAGCCAGACCAGCTGGCGCTAAGCTCGATCAGCGTGTCTGATGGACAGCGGTGTGACTTCACCTGGGTGGAATTGGACCGTGCCGCCAACCGCGTGGCGGTGGGCTTGACGCGGCTTGGCGTGGAACGCGACGACGTGGTGACCTGCCAGCTTCCCAATAGCTGGCAGTTCGTGGCGACCTATCTCGGCTGCGCGCGGATCGGGGCGGTCTTCAACCCGGTGATGCCGATCTTCCGCGAACATGAACTGCTGTTCATGCTGCGCCACGGCGAGTCCAAGGTCTTCATCGTCCCCACGGTGTTTCGCAACTTCGACCACGAGGCGATGGCCGAGGGGATGAAGCCCCAACTTCCCGATCTGCAGCACATCGTTGTCAATAACGGTGCGGGCGAAAACAGCTTCGACGCGCTGCTGGCCGACCCCGCCTTTGACGCTGACCCCGAGTTGCAGCGGATCGTGACCGCCAACCGCCCCGGTCCCGACGACGTCAACCAGCTGATCTACACCAGCGGCACGACGGGCGAGCCCAAGGGCGTGATGCACACCTCGAACACCATGTATTCCAACCTCATTCCCTATTCGGAACGCCTGGGGCTGACGGCGGATGACGTGATCGCCATGGCCTCGCCCATGGCCCACCAGACGGGGTTCATGTACGGTCTGCTGATGCCGATCTACCTCAAGGCGCGGTCGATCCTGTTCGACACCTGGGACAAGCGGCTGAAGGGACAGATGGTGCAGGACGACCGCATCACCTTCACCATGGCCTCGACCCCCTTCCTGATGGACCTCACGAACGCCGTCGATGAAAACAAGTTCGACAGCAGCTCTCTGCGGATCTTCCTGTGCGCCGGGGCGCCGATCCCCGGCCCGGTCGTTGAACGCGCGCGGCAGGTGATGACCGGCACCAAGGTGGTCTCGGCCTGGGGCATGACCGAGAACGGCGCGCTGACCGTGGTGGACCCTTCCGACGACGACGAGCGCTCGATCAACACGGATGGCTTCCCGCTTCCGGGTGTCGAGATCCAGATCCGCGACGATGACGGGAACGTCTGCCCTCCGGGCCAGGCGGGGGAACTGTTCGTCCGTGCCTGTTCTAACTTCGGCGGCTATCTCAAGCGCCCGCTGCTGAACGCGACCGATGACAATGGCTGGTTCGATACCGGCGACATCGCACGCATGGACGAGCGCGGCTATATCCGCATTGCAGGCCGGTCCAAGGACATCATCATCCGCGGTGCCGAGAACATCCCCGTCTTCGAGGTCGAGGGCGTCCTGTTCAGGCACCCGGCGATCCACCAGGTCGCCATCGTCGCCTACCCCGACGACCGGCTGGGCGAACGCGCCTGCGCCTTCGTCACGCTGAAACCGGACGCGAGCTTCGATTTCGACGAGATGCGGCGCCACTTGGGCGAACACAAGCTGGCGATCCAGTACTGGCCCGAGCGGCTGGAGATCCGCGAGAGCCTGCCGGCCACCGCATCCGGCAAGATCCAGAAATTCGCGCTGCGCAAGATGCTGCACGAGGAGCTTGATCGCGCATGA